From the Acidilutibacter cellobiosedens genome, one window contains:
- a CDS encoding ABC transporter substrate-binding protein, which produces MNLSKKTKQVILGVVLLAVITVGIIALKVSNNRNKDVQKVEKTAAVNSNEKLFYYVEKKLYEEHNVFEDIACRFVNYKGNVAKAIYSIEGKPTKLESMKNTSYITTIPDEVSMSSGYWIDENSNFVTVKYNKEKKAVLVRTLDKDGNEVEKPVALKEFGGMINDDSYINVMEFRIDTKYIYLVSAANPRPILQIFNKDGSLHKNYADIDSFEIDNMGKIYIPFNDKYNGFEKINVESGEVEYSIRTKILPNHIRYNKGKDAVYVMDDNGVTRYNASDGKNEKNIFTFGKDSTYVLDSLQVRDFFVGNEEDLYISLFYFEGEEYICLYYGYEPKEGTRPERTVTLTVTAPYRQDFLSDAITRYEMKYPDQKVKYDYKYNSEEEFVANTEQYGQQLSLSILGGDVGDVVMTGGSGLNYEEVFKTDAFMDLSSLIEKDKNYDVLNKDVIEGLRIKGAVRGLPISIKRSYYEVNTKLLDSMGVKLDCNNLSWKDVISLTKVIEEKAPDSHVFTGNEYVGDYLIPMIGANISQLVDFENKKINLNQEWFVDLLKDLKTAMKSENFVKTHTGSDIKDMLQGSLFVHRSTERTYYRDMVGRYLGYNKEVGESLYIPIFVGEKSNKRGVQVNNMYSINNKSKNKEDAWKFLSFLLEDDIQKLRTLRAEPVNTKANKEILEAAAEEFSRTYGDDALKVVDMMMNIFDRIDYVDMYYNKQDIYDPLMSYINDEMSLEDALKKAEENVWIRLNE; this is translated from the coding sequence TTGAATTTATCAAAGAAGACAAAGCAGGTAATTTTGGGAGTCGTACTCCTTGCGGTAATTACAGTTGGAATTATTGCGCTGAAAGTAAGCAATAATCGAAATAAAGATGTACAGAAGGTGGAAAAGACAGCTGCGGTAAACAGTAATGAGAAGCTCTTTTATTATGTTGAAAAGAAACTCTATGAAGAACATAACGTATTTGAAGATATAGCATGTCGGTTTGTAAATTATAAAGGAAATGTGGCAAAAGCCATATACAGTATAGAAGGTAAACCGACAAAACTTGAAAGTATGAAAAATACGAGCTATATAACAACTATACCTGATGAAGTATCTATGAGTAGTGGTTATTGGATTGATGAAAATTCCAATTTTGTTACAGTAAAATATAACAAGGAAAAGAAAGCAGTTTTGGTAAGAACACTTGACAAGGATGGAAATGAAGTCGAGAAACCTGTAGCCCTTAAAGAATTTGGGGGAATGATTAATGACGACAGCTATATAAATGTTATGGAATTTAGAATAGATACTAAATATATATATTTAGTAAGCGCAGCTAATCCACGTCCTATTTTACAAATTTTTAATAAGGACGGTAGCCTTCATAAAAATTATGCCGACATAGACAGCTTTGAAATAGATAATATGGGAAAAATATATATTCCGTTTAATGATAAATACAACGGGTTTGAGAAAATAAATGTTGAAAGCGGAGAAGTGGAATACTCAATAAGAACAAAGATTCTTCCAAATCATATCCGTTACAATAAGGGAAAAGATGCAGTATATGTAATGGATGATAATGGAGTCACGAGATATAACGCTTCCGACGGTAAAAATGAAAAGAATATATTTACCTTTGGCAAAGACTCCACCTATGTACTTGACTCGCTTCAAGTCAGGGATTTCTTTGTTGGAAATGAAGAGGATTTATATATTTCTTTGTTCTACTTTGAAGGGGAGGAATATATTTGTCTCTACTATGGATATGAACCTAAGGAAGGCACAAGGCCTGAAAGAACCGTTACCTTGACTGTTACCGCTCCCTACAGGCAGGATTTCTTGTCGGATGCCATAACAAGATATGAAATGAAGTATCCGGATCAAAAAGTGAAATATGATTATAAGTACAACAGCGAAGAGGAATTTGTCGCCAACACGGAACAGTACGGCCAGCAGCTTTCCTTAAGTATTCTCGGGGGGGATGTGGGAGATGTTGTGATGACGGGAGGTTCGGGCCTTAATTATGAGGAGGTATTTAAAACAGATGCCTTTATGGATTTGTCGTCTCTTATAGAGAAGGATAAAAACTATGACGTACTCAATAAAGATGTCATTGAAGGTTTGAGGATAAAAGGCGCCGTAAGAGGGCTTCCCATAAGTATCAAGCGTTCATATTATGAGGTGAATACCAAACTTTTGGATTCAATGGGAGTTAAACTGGACTGCAACAATTTGTCATGGAAGGATGTTATTTCTCTTACAAAGGTTATAGAGGAAAAAGCACCTGATTCTCATGTGTTTACGGGAAACGAATATGTGGGGGATTATCTCATTCCTATGATCGGAGCCAATATATCTCAGCTTGTGGATTTTGAAAATAAGAAGATAAATTTAAATCAGGAATGGTTTGTTGATTTGCTGAAAGATCTGAAGACGGCAATGAAAAGCGAGAATTTTGTCAAAACGCATACCGGATCTGATATAAAAGATATGCTCCAGGGTTCTTTGTTTGTTCACCGTAGTACTGAACGCACATATTATCGTGATATGGTAGGACGTTATTTGGGATATAACAAAGAAGTAGGAGAAAGCTTGTATATTCCTATTTTTGTGGGAGAGAAATCAAATAAACGTGGGGTACAGGTCAATAATATGTATTCCATAAACAACAAATCAAAGAACAAGGAAGATGCATGGAAATTTTTAAGTTTCCTTTTGGAAGACGATATTCAAAAATTAAGGACATTGAGAGCAGAACCTGTTAACACCAAGGCAAACAAGGAAATTCTTGAAGCTGCGGCCGAAGAGTTTAGCAGAACTTACGGTGATGATGCCCTTAAGGTTGTTGATATGATGATGAATATTTTTGACCGCATCGATTATGTTGATATGTATTACAATAAGCAGGATATTTATGATCCTTTAATGAGTTATATAAATGATGAGATGTCATTGGAAGATGCTCTCAAAAAAGCGGAGGAAAATGTATGGATAAGGCTCAATGAGTAG
- a CDS encoding ABC transporter ATP-binding protein yields MRKDKDFEKFNWFLKKYIYPQRVKIAFIVLLILAGSSIGNLSPFLYGKMLDSIVAFDINHLMRLIIIYFIVTVGTTILSIFEGYMGKMVSFKIVKSSQRDLFNKIVRLKASAFEKYTTGELISRLNGDSEGVVSFLLDVITSILNIFINMSISLYFVLKISIRLSSVSIFYIPASLIVTITARKSFKKLAEKRKVFNDKYFGYINEAFSNNIGIKCFRLEKKACKKYDNFISKELDIEKHSMVLSGIIQMLNTLISVISSLYIIYLSGILIKGGLLTIGTMVSFNTYINKLFASISQILGLNISKQTVSVSLDRLISLISEKSEDMEESEKKLKDEPEYVHVCNVSFKYKEDSDAVINNLSFSLDSPGFYSFVGKNGCGKSTLAKLLVKLYDVDSGYMEINGIDYKNCSIDSLRENITYIQKEDFFLNDTVYNNLSLANERASSDDIYGACRMAGLDGFIDSLPDKYDTIVGEGGSTLSSGQRQKLNIARALLKKSKILIFDETTANLDGKSEKNVISILKEISRHSIVIFISHKVSSIVQSDRIFLMENGSIVDSGTHEQLSEDNYTYRELFKYSNT; encoded by the coding sequence ATGAGAAAAGATAAGGATTTTGAAAAATTCAACTGGTTCTTAAAAAAATATATTTATCCTCAGCGGGTTAAAATAGCATTTATTGTTCTTTTAATTTTGGCCGGTTCGTCCATAGGGAATCTGAGCCCTTTTCTGTACGGCAAAATGTTGGACAGCATCGTCGCTTTTGATATAAATCATTTGATGCGTCTGATAATAATTTATTTTATTGTTACCGTAGGTACTACTATTCTCAGCATTTTTGAGGGTTATATGGGAAAGATGGTGTCTTTTAAAATCGTTAAGAGCTCTCAGAGGGATTTGTTCAATAAAATCGTCAGACTGAAGGCATCGGCTTTTGAAAAGTATACAACAGGTGAACTTATTTCACGATTAAACGGTGACTCCGAAGGGGTCGTAAGTTTTTTGCTGGATGTTATAACAAGCATTTTAAACATATTCATTAACATGTCAATATCGTTGTATTTTGTATTAAAGATTTCAATAAGGCTTTCTTCCGTTTCAATATTTTATATACCCGCATCTCTTATTGTAACCATTACGGCACGGAAGAGCTTTAAAAAACTGGCGGAAAAGAGAAAAGTTTTTAACGATAAATATTTCGGATATATAAATGAAGCTTTTTCCAACAACATAGGTATAAAATGTTTCAGACTTGAAAAAAAGGCATGTAAGAAGTATGACAATTTTATATCGAAGGAACTTGATATTGAAAAACATTCCATGGTTTTGAGCGGAATAATTCAGATGCTAAATACGCTGATTTCCGTAATTTCCTCCTTATATATTATTTATTTATCGGGGATTCTGATCAAGGGCGGTTTACTGACAATCGGTACCATGGTTTCCTTTAACACGTATATAAATAAGCTTTTTGCTTCAATTTCCCAAATTTTAGGTTTAAATATAAGCAAACAGACGGTTTCGGTTTCATTGGACAGGCTTATATCTTTGATTTCGGAAAAAAGTGAGGATATGGAGGAATCTGAAAAGAAATTGAAGGATGAACCGGAGTATGTTCATGTATGTAATGTCTCTTTTAAATACAAAGAGGATAGTGATGCGGTCATAAACAACCTTTCTTTCAGTTTGGATTCTCCGGGGTTTTACAGCTTTGTAGGGAAAAACGGATGTGGCAAAAGTACTCTTGCGAAATTGCTTGTAAAGTTATATGATGTTGATAGCGGTTATATGGAAATAAACGGTATTGATTATAAAAACTGTTCTATTGACAGTTTGAGAGAGAATATCACATATATTCAGAAGGAAGACTTCTTTTTAAATGATACCGTATATAATAATTTATCTTTGGCAAACGAAAGGGCTTCTTCAGATGATATATACGGGGCATGCCGGATGGCGGGGCTTGACGGGTTCATAGATTCCCTGCCCGACAAATATGATACCATAGTGGGAGAGGGAGGTTCGACTCTCTCCAGCGGCCAAAGGCAGAAGCTGAATATAGCACGGGCACTTTTAAAAAAATCTAAAATTTTAATATTTGACGAAACAACGGCCAACTTGGACGGTAAATCAGAAAAAAATGTAATTTCCATATTAAAGGAAATAAGCAGGCATTCCATAGTCATTTTTATCAGCCATAAAGTTTCGTCAATAGTCCAAAGCGACAGGATTTTTTTGATGGAAAACGGAAGTATCGTTGACAGCGGTACTCATGAACAACTTTCGGAAGACAATTATACTTACAGGGAACTTTTCAAATATTCAAACACTTAA
- a CDS encoding carbohydrate ABC transporter permease: MKRRKWYGLMFVLPGLLGVGLFYLIPFLLSFYYTFTQGVSEVKFVGFDNFTDLLQNPAFKLAAKNTLIFMAIGVPLLTLAALFLSLLMSGKLYSFPRWAMLSPIIVPVASALMGWSAIFGEGGIANTIIGFFGGGHVDFFGEANGMATFILIFLIKNLGYMIVIFTSSISALSREYREVFLLDSKSEIKYAFKVVIPLISPIIFFAVILGVINSFQIFREIYGLYGDYPPNTLYMLQHFMNNNFFKLNYQRLSTAAFIIVLSLSVLISVFLKYQNKSFEK; encoded by the coding sequence GTGAAAAGACGTAAATGGTACGGTTTGATGTTTGTTTTGCCGGGTTTGTTGGGAGTCGGCCTGTTTTATTTAATACCTTTTCTTTTAAGCTTTTATTATACTTTTACCCAAGGCGTTTCGGAAGTGAAATTTGTGGGATTTGATAATTTTACAGACCTTCTGCAAAATCCCGCTTTTAAACTTGCGGCAAAAAATACTCTTATTTTTATGGCAATAGGAGTACCTTTATTGACACTGGCAGCTTTGTTTTTAAGCCTGTTAATGTCGGGAAAACTTTATTCCTTTCCGAGGTGGGCCATGCTGTCTCCCATTATCGTGCCTGTTGCTTCGGCACTGATGGGATGGAGCGCAATATTCGGCGAAGGAGGTATTGCAAATACCATAATCGGTTTTTTCGGAGGCGGACATGTGGATTTTTTCGGAGAAGCCAATGGGATGGCCACATTTATTTTAATTTTTTTAATCAAGAATTTGGGGTATATGATAGTGATATTTACAAGTTCTATTTCCGCCCTTTCACGGGAATACAGGGAAGTATTCCTGCTTGATTCTAAATCGGAAATTAAATATGCTTTTAAAGTGGTTATACCGCTGATTTCACCCATAATTTTCTTTGCCGTGATTCTCGGCGTGATAAACAGTTTTCAGATTTTCAGGGAGATATACGGCCTTTACGGTGATTATCCGCCGAATACACTGTATATGCTCCAGCATTTTATGAATAATAATTTCTTTAAGCTGAATTACCAACGGCTCAGTACGGCGGCATTTATTATTGTACTCTCCCTTTCCGTACTGATTTCCGTATTTTTGAAATATCAAAACAAGTCTTTTGAAAAATAA
- a CDS encoding carbohydrate ABC transporter permease, with amino-acid sequence MKMPKVKNIFIFLLSIFCLLPLIVMIIKSFQGMSGGFTMEQYGRALFQTEDFFIGFWNSVIYTVVIIAINLPLSLLAAYGFSRFTFPGRDILFWVYIVLMLMPFQATIVPQYLALKALGILDTPEAVILPNAFSTFGTFLIAQYMRGLDNEVFDAGRIDGLNEFSLMMKIVMPICKPIVSALTVLLFINYWSMVEQPIIFISDKRFMPLSVLLSGSGKFLNISFACGVIFTVLPLLLYLFSYGDLMQGIALSAAVETGGGGEPANKRNGKSYGKRIGRLMVSFLIAMISFTLITQKVTYIMTAEVETVSPLSGDLREDPKREDSKSLGYFRTILPAACVKSQGSKGYVYVIQEEKSKRRRTQVSKVMVEITAQNGSDYAVSGPVMDDAQVVLYTSRPLGDGSYVRVLDRGDIYD; translated from the coding sequence ATGAAGATGCCCAAAGTGAAGAACATATTTATTTTTTTGCTGTCAATATTTTGCCTCCTTCCTTTGATTGTGATGATCATAAAATCCTTTCAGGGAATGAGCGGCGGCTTTACGATGGAACAATACGGACGGGCTTTATTTCAGACGGAGGATTTCTTTATCGGATTTTGGAATTCCGTAATCTATACGGTTGTAATAATTGCAATCAATCTTCCCTTAAGCCTTCTTGCGGCCTACGGATTCAGCCGCTTTACCTTTCCGGGCAGGGATATTCTGTTTTGGGTCTATATTGTTCTGATGCTTATGCCTTTTCAGGCAACGATTGTCCCTCAATACCTGGCTCTCAAGGCCCTCGGCATTTTGGATACGCCGGAAGCGGTGATTTTGCCTAACGCTTTTTCCACTTTCGGGACATTCCTTATAGCCCAATATATGAGAGGGCTGGATAATGAGGTTTTTGATGCGGGGCGAATAGACGGGCTCAATGAATTCAGCCTGATGATGAAAATAGTCATGCCTATTTGTAAGCCCATAGTTTCTGCTTTGACAGTACTTCTTTTTATTAACTATTGGTCTATGGTGGAACAGCCAATTATATTTATTTCTGACAAGCGGTTTATGCCTCTTTCGGTCTTGCTCAGCGGTTCAGGAAAATTTTTAAATATATCCTTTGCCTGCGGGGTGATTTTTACCGTACTCCCCCTTCTTTTATATTTGTTTTCCTATGGGGACTTGATGCAGGGGATTGCTTTGTCTGCAGCGGTGGAGACCGGCGGAGGAGGGGAGCCGGCAAATAAAAGGAATGGTAAATCCTACGGAAAGAGGATCGGAAGGCTGATGGTTTCTTTTCTGATAGCCATGATTTCATTTACCCTTATAACTCAGAAGGTGACTTATATCATGACTGCCGAGGTAGAAACGGTATCACCGTTAAGCGGAGATTTAAGGGAGGACCCTAAGAGGGAGGACAGCAAATCCTTAGGGTATTTTCGGACGATTCTTCCTGCCGCATGTGTTAAATCCCAAGGTTCCAAAGGTTACGTTTATGTTATACAGGAAGAAAAATCGAAACGGAGAAGGACTCAGGTATCTAAGGTAATGGTGGAGATAACTGCTCAGAACGGATCGGATTATGCCGTTTCGGGGCCGGTAATGGATGATGCGCAGGTCGTGCTGTATACATCAAGGCCTCTTGGGGACGGGAGTTATGTAAGAGTGCTGGATAGAGGTGATATATATGATTAA